Genomic window (Mesotoga sp. Brook.08.105.5.1):
AATCTGGAAGGAGGTTGGATAATGGTTGACGTAAAAATTGAAGAACCTGAAGATAATTTCACAGGCGGTGGAGGCCCTAAGAAAAGCTTTTTATGGTCCGGGCTTTTTGTGCTGCTGGTTATTGTCGCAATCGTTGCCGTGTATTTCTTGAGCGGGTTTTTCCTGGTTGGGCCCGATCAGGTCGGACTGATCAAGAGATTCGGAAAGTATACAAATACCGTCGGTCCAGGACTTGGATACCATCTGCCATTTCCGTTTGAGAGCGTAGTCGTTGTAGATACTTCGAATTTGAGAAAGCAGGAAATCGGTTTTAGAACCGTTAGAACAGGTACTTACCAGACCCTGGCAAATGAGTCTCTCATGCTCACCGGAGATGGAAACATCGTCTCGGTGGAAATGGTTATCCAGTATTATGTTGGGGATCCGGCAAAACTCGCCTTCAATATCGTGGATGATGGCGACATCGTGAAGTTCACAACAGAGTCGGTGCTTAGGGAGGAAGTTGCTTCCAGCACTATAGACTCAATTCTCACAACCGAGAGAGACACAATCTCAATTCGGACCGCAGAGAGAGTCCAGGCCGAACTTGAGAGGCTCGGTACAGGCATATTGGTGAAAAACGTGTTCCTGCAAGAGGTGGCGCCTCCAAAACAGGTTATCGCCGCATTCGACGATGTGAACAGTGCCAAGCAGGACAAAGAGAAACTCATATATGAGGCCGAGAAATACAAGAACGACCTCATTCCCAAGGCAGAAGGAGAGGCGGCTCAATTGACTAGAGTCGCGGAAGGCTACGCACAGGAGAGGATTCTCAATGCAGAAGGAGAGGCGGATAGATTCCTTGCGATTCTCCAGGAGTACGAAAAGGCTGCGGAGGTTACTCGAACCAGGATGTATCTGGAAACGCTTGCTAAAGTACTTGGAGAGGCCAGTAAGACCGTTGTTCTTGACCAGAGCAGCGTTCTTAAACTCCTTGATCTTGAAGGGAGCGAGAGATAATGAAGTACAAATTCATCATTCCGATTGCTATTGTGGTAATAGTTGCGGCAGTTGTGCTGCCTAGCTTCTTCTTCATACTTGACGAGACTGAACAGGCCGTGGTCCTTCGATTTGGCGAAATACGCGAGTCAATTACTGAGGCCGGTCTTTACACCAAGACTCCGTTCATCGACTCTGTAAGGAAGTTCGACAAGCGAATTCAGATCTACGATGTTGATGCTGAGAGGATCTACTCTAGGGATAAAAAGACGATTCTTACAGACACCTTCGCGCTATGGAGGATAGTAGATCCCAGGAGTTTCGTAGAGACAATGAAGTCAGAACAGATCGCACTCACACGGATAGACGACATTGTGTACTCTCACGTAAGAAATACTTTTGGGAAACTTGATTACGATGACATCATCTCCGGCCAAAGAACAGATGTTCTCGACGAGATAACCAAACTTGCCGCAAATGACATGAAGGACTTTGGGATCGAGATAATATCTGTACGTGTTAAGAGGGCCGACTTGCCCGACGAAAACAGAAATGCTGTCTTCGAAAGAATGAAGTCCGAGAGAATGCAGGAAGCTTCATTGATTAGAGCCGAAGGGAATAGAGAGGCTCAGAAGCTTAGGGCGGAGGCCGACAAAGAAGCGCAGATAATGATGGCGACTGCACAGAAGGAAGCAGATATCATAATTGGGATGGGAGACGCTCAAGCTCTCACCATTTATGCAGATGCATACAACAGAGATCCGGATTTCTACGAGTTCATGAAGAGGCTGGAAGTCTACGAAGAGACACTTGCCGATGCCAATTACATTCTCGGACCTGCTATGGATTTCATAGATAAGTTTTCAAGAGGAGAGTAATGGATTGTACGAAATCACTTCTCGAAACCGGAAGCAGTGAGATAAACATCAAGAAGTCAAAGTTCATCGGCTTCAGTAAGAGGTGTGAGAACGAGGATGAAGCAAAGTCACTAATAAAGGCTGTCTTACAGGATCACGCAGGTGCCGACCACTGTTGCTGGGCGTATCGTATTTCGCTTCCAGGAAGGGAAGTGGCTAATTACTCCGACGGTGGAGAGCCTCACGGTTCTGCAGGGCAGCCAATACTTGGATCGATCTTTCGACTCGAGTTGACCGATGTTGCAGTGGCAGTCATAAGGTACTTCGGAGGAGTTAAGCTGGGAATACGAGGACTGATAGACGCCTATGGTGAAACGGCCCTGAAGGCCTTGAGGGCAGGAAAGCCAGCTCTGTTTTGCCCGGGTGTTGAGCTAGCTGCCGAGATGAGCTACAGTCATTGGAACGACTTCAGCAGATTGTTCGTGGAAGGAAGAGACTTCTCCGTTCGAAATGTAGACTACTCTGATAGAGTTATTTCAACGCTTGCGGTCAGAAAAGAGAATATCGATAGGGTCAGCTACTTCTTCAAAGAGAGAAGGATTCACTTCGAGATGGGAGAAGAGTTGAGTTTTGTGAGCCCGGTGGAATGATTCTACCGGGCGTATTCTGTCACATAATAATCCATGATCTTTCTTGAGATTTGTGAAGCCAGACCCGATCCGTAGCCGCCTTCGTGAACGAACACCGTAACAACTATCTCCGGTTCATGGAGAGGCATGAAACCTGTAAACCAGGAGTGAGTCGGTTTCGAACCTCCTTGTTCCGCAGTACCGGTCTTTCCGGCGGCCGTCTCTTCAAAACCTCTGAATGCAGAGTATGCGGTTCCCGCATCGGCGGCACTTCCACCCTTGCTTATGACATCTCCCATTGCATTGATGAGAAGATCCCAATCGCTGTCTTTCAGATTGATTGCTTCTCTGCTACTCTCTTTCTTTGAACCGATAAAGGGAATGATCTCGATCCCTCTAGTTGCGATTTCGTTTGTCAACTTTGCCAGCTGCAGCGGAGTGATGCTGAGATAACCCTGGCCTATTGATATCTGAATCGTGTCGCCAGGGAACCAGCTTTCCTCAAGCCTCTCACGTTTCCAGGTGGGGGAGGGCATCAAGCCGACTGACTCCTCGGGAAGATCGATTCCGGTAGGTTTAAAGACCTCCCACAGTTCTGCGTATCTGTTGATCGTGTTGATTCCCAGTTCTAGACCGAGCTGATAGAAATAAACGTTGCACGATACTGTTATAGCTTTGGCAAGATCGGTCTTTCCATGGCCGTAAAGGTTCCAATCTCTGTATACTCCCTGAACCACGCCTCGACTGTCTTTGTACTGAAAAATCCCTCCACAGTCGATCTCCTTTGTGCTGTCTTTCCCTTCTGCCAGAGCCACCATGGCAATGAACGGTTTGATCACAGAGCCTGGTGAGAAGGGGCTCAAAGCTCTATTTACCAGAGGTCTCGAAGGATCGAGATTAAGGCGGTCCCAATCCCTGTTTGAAATCCCCGTTGTGAAAAACATGCTTTCAAAGCTTGGCACTGAAACGAGAGCGAGAACCTCTCCGTCGGTCTTCATTACAGCGGCTGCGCCGGTCTTTCCGGTTTCGTTTATGAGGTTATAGATATATTCACTCATTTTAGAATCTATTGTGATCTTCAGATCATCTCCCGGCAAAGGGGGTATTTCACCTTCGAGGCTAATCTGTCTTCCTAAAGCATCGACACGAATGAGCTGTTCACCGGGAGTTCCTCTGAGGAGTTCGTTGTATTGCTTCTCTATTCCCATAACCGGTTCCCCATCAGACTTTATGTAACCCACTACGTGAGAGATTCCAGGATTATCCTGGTAGTGCCTTATGATCCTTTCCGAGACTTCCAACTCGGGAAAGTCATTCAGTCTCTCTGCGACCGAAGCTGGTAGGACTGTCTCAACGCTGCCATAAACCTCGAGACGCCGAATCAGCTTTTCCATTTTCTCTCTGTTTTCTGAAGCGTCAACCATCATCCTCTTCAGGTCTTCAGGAAGAAAGACGACTTTCTTCGTAATCCTGTAATAAGGTGCGTCCCAAGCAAGAGGGATTCCGTTGCGATCAATAATCATGCCTCTGGGAGGAAGGATGGAAATGGATCTACGGCTTATACTCTCTACCTGTTTCGCATACTTCTCTTGGTTGACTATCTGGTAATCGTAGAGCTTAAATACAAACAATCCCATCACTATAAGGAAAAGCACGAAGAAGAGGTCAAACCTCTTGGCACTCTTAGTCTTCAATGCTCAACCTCCTCAGGATGCAGAATGTTGCCAGAAAAGGAACCAGGACACCAAAGCTCGTACCCGAAAAAAACACTCCAGCAAGACCAATAGCTGCCGATGTAAGCGCTCCGAAACTGAGCGTCCGATATCTCCCGTGAATCGCCAACGCCGATAATGTAACGATCAATGAGAGCACTATAACCATGCTGATTCCAGACAGAGCCATCCCCACTATCCATGAAATGACCAGCGCAAGAGAGAGAACAAAAGCGATGTTTCTGGTTGGAAGGAAGACGAGCAATGTCAAATATGCAGGATATAGAGGTATTAGATCTCCAAATCCGAGATCAAAGTACAGAGCAGGGACTATCAGTAATAACCAGGTCATTCCTGCCACTCCAGATAGACGAAGTAATCACCAAAAACATTTGGAGTATTTACAAGATAGTCGCTTCCGTGGAGTCCGGCGATTTCGCCAATTAGATCAATCTTCATGTTCTTGTAGTACCCATAACCCTGGACCGTCGAAGCGATTCTTACTTGATCACCGCTCTCCAGATAATAGGGGTCGAAAGTAGAGAAGTACAGCTTACCTCCACTCGAGTAGACAGCTCCTTCAACTGTTCTGTTATCCCTCTGTACTACGGCGGAAATCCTCACACCAGGAGCCGTTAATGGTGAGACCATAACATATCCGTCATGCGAGCTCTTCACCACACCATAGATGGTCGAAGAAAAGACCGAAACAACAGGAACTCCCTGAGCCGCGCTTCTATCAGTAGTCATGATGGCGGTGTTGTTTCGCTCAAAGCTGAAGAATGCGACTCTCATTGGCAGAGGATAAGGAAACCTGCTGCTGAAAGATTCAGCATACCTGTTCAGGTCTCTGATGACTCGATCGATACTCCTGAGTTGAAATACCGATCTGAAGAAGTTCTCTATGTCTACTCTAATATTTATCAGCGGCATGGCAAGGGTTTCAAGCAAATCACTCATCTTTCTGTTCACTCCAGATACTTCTGAAAGTGTCAGAAGGATGAGAAAGATCATAAGAATCACTACTGCCGCCTCGGCGAACTTCACCTGCGAAGCTCCTCCTATCTAAGGTTGCCTTTTTCGAGTCGTTCAAGAATGGGGACTCTCTCAAGAACCTGACCGGCGCCTCTGGCTACACAGGTTAGGGGGTCTTCGGCAACAACAACCGTGATTCCAGTCTCACCCTGTATTAGTTCCTTCATGCCATTGAGGAGCGACCCTCCGCCCGCAATGACTATACCGCTCTGAACAATATCCGAGATGAGTTCTGGAGGCGTGTTTTCAACAGTGAGTTTAACCGCCTCGACGATTCTCGCCACCGGTTCTACAATGGCTTCGCGTACTTCTGCGCCTGAAACGGAGATCTTTCTCGGCAATCCGGAATTGAGATCGAGACCTACGATTTCCGAATAAGAGCTATCGGCCTCTTCTGCC
Coding sequences:
- the hflK gene encoding FtsH protease activity modulator HflK, with protein sequence MVDVKIEEPEDNFTGGGGPKKSFLWSGLFVLLVIVAIVAVYFLSGFFLVGPDQVGLIKRFGKYTNTVGPGLGYHLPFPFESVVVVDTSNLRKQEIGFRTVRTGTYQTLANESLMLTGDGNIVSVEMVIQYYVGDPAKLAFNIVDDGDIVKFTTESVLREEVASSTIDSILTTERDTISIRTAERVQAELERLGTGILVKNVFLQEVAPPKQVIAAFDDVNSAKQDKEKLIYEAEKYKNDLIPKAEGEAAQLTRVAEGYAQERILNAEGEADRFLAILQEYEKAAEVTRTRMYLETLAKVLGEASKTVVLDQSSVLKLLDLEGSER
- a CDS encoding protease modulator HflC, whose amino-acid sequence is MKYKFIIPIAIVVIVAAVVLPSFFFILDETEQAVVLRFGEIRESITEAGLYTKTPFIDSVRKFDKRIQIYDVDAERIYSRDKKTILTDTFALWRIVDPRSFVETMKSEQIALTRIDDIVYSHVRNTFGKLDYDDIISGQRTDVLDEITKLAANDMKDFGIEIISVRVKRADLPDENRNAVFERMKSERMQEASLIRAEGNREAQKLRAEADKEAQIMMATAQKEADIIIGMGDAQALTIYADAYNRDPDFYEFMKRLEVYEETLADANYILGPAMDFIDKFSRGE
- a CDS encoding YigZ family protein; its protein translation is MDCTKSLLETGSSEINIKKSKFIGFSKRCENEDEAKSLIKAVLQDHAGADHCCWAYRISLPGREVANYSDGGEPHGSAGQPILGSIFRLELTDVAVAVIRYFGGVKLGIRGLIDAYGETALKALRAGKPALFCPGVELAAEMSYSHWNDFSRLFVEGRDFSVRNVDYSDRVISTLAVRKENIDRVSYFFKERRIHFEMGEELSFVSPVE
- a CDS encoding penicillin-binding transpeptidase domain-containing protein, producing the protein MKTKSAKRFDLFFVLFLIVMGLFVFKLYDYQIVNQEKYAKQVESISRRSISILPPRGMIIDRNGIPLAWDAPYYRITKKVVFLPEDLKRMMVDASENREKMEKLIRRLEVYGSVETVLPASVAERLNDFPELEVSERIIRHYQDNPGISHVVGYIKSDGEPVMGIEKQYNELLRGTPGEQLIRVDALGRQISLEGEIPPLPGDDLKITIDSKMSEYIYNLINETGKTGAAAVMKTDGEVLALVSVPSFESMFFTTGISNRDWDRLNLDPSRPLVNRALSPFSPGSVIKPFIAMVALAEGKDSTKEIDCGGIFQYKDSRGVVQGVYRDWNLYGHGKTDLAKAITVSCNVYFYQLGLELGINTINRYAELWEVFKPTGIDLPEESVGLMPSPTWKRERLEESWFPGDTIQISIGQGYLSITPLQLAKLTNEIATRGIEIIPFIGSKKESSREAINLKDSDWDLLINAMGDVISKGGSAADAGTAYSAFRGFEETAAGKTGTAEQGGSKPTHSWFTGFMPLHEPEIVVTVFVHEGGYGSGLASQISRKIMDYYVTEYAR